The DNA sequence GCGCGTGAGGCGTACGCGTTCAGCCGCTCCTGGTAGCGGGGCAGGGAGTAGAAGGGGTCGGTGGCGACCTCATGGACGTAGACCTCGGCGAAGGTGGCGAGGACGGCGTCCATGTTTGCGGCGAGACCGGCGGCATCGTGGGTGGTGATGCGCAGGTCCGGGTACTGGCTCAAAGCCTTGCTCCTTGTGGTGGCTAAACCAGGGCCTTGTACCTGGTGAGGAATCGTTCGACGGCCGGCATGTCGTGGTAGGCCGCCATCCGCTGTGCGACCGTGCCCAGTTCGGCGCCCAGACGCCAGCTCGTCACATTGCTGGAGACGTCATCGAGCGCGGAGTCCGCAGCTGACACCGCTTCCTCCACGTTCTCGGCATCCAGATTCGCTCGTGCCAGACGCACCTTGTAGGTCGCCCGGTTGCGCGCGAACCCGTCAGGGTGGGCTTCGATGGCCTGGTGCAGCAGCCGAATGGCCCGCTCGGTCTCACCCAGCTCCATCGCACAGGTTCCTTCGACGCCGTCCAGCTCATGCCAGGTGACGAAGGCCCGCCACTCGGCCACGGGCTGATCCACGTCCCGGTTGAGGTGCCTTCGCGCGCTGGTCATGGCTTTCTCGAAGGCAGATTTGTCGGCAGTGAGCGCGGATGACATCGCCACGCGCAGCAGCGGAAGAACCGGCAATCTGGCGTGCTCGCCCGTTGGTGCGGCGGCGCGCCCTGCGGCGTCGGCCCACCGTCGAGCCTGCTTCGGGCTCCCAAGGTAGTTGGACAGGTACGCGAGGTTGGCCAGTGCGTGCGTCTCCGCTTCCGCGTCATCCGCCTGCTGAGCAAGCCCCAGCGCCTCGTTGAAGCTGTTTCGCGACACGTCGTGCTGACCGGAATCGAAGGAGAGCCACCCGGCACACATCTGGACGCGGCTGGTAACCCTGAGCAGGGCCGCCTCCACCTCATCGGTGAAGATGCCGTTGTCCAGCCACCAGTAGGCCTCGCGGGCGTAGCCGACGGCCGCCTGCCACAGGCCCTCGCCGCCGAACTGATAGTCCATCGCGATGAGCCGATCGATGTGGCGCTGGATCTGAGTGACGTCGGCGAGGCCCAGGCGGTGGCCGGCCTCCGCTCGTCCCGGCAGCAGTCCGCCGAGGATAAGGCCGGTGGTTCCGGCCATCAAAGTGCGACGCCTCATGGCATCCGACGTTACCTCTGCCATCCGCCGTCGCGCGTCCTCAGCTTGCCACGCCAACATCAACTCGCCGCCCGCCCTGAGCGCCACGTCGAGCGCCTGGGCAACACTCTGCGAGACGGTCGCATTGTGGTTGCTG is a window from the Catellatospora sp. TT07R-123 genome containing:
- a CDS encoding helix-turn-helix domain-containing protein, with translation MDETFGQVLARMRAASGLSVRSLGAAAKVDPGFISKISNHNATVSQSVAQALDVALRAGGELMLAWQAEDARRRMAEVTSDAMRRRTLMAGTTGLILGGLLPGRAEAGHRLGLADVTQIQRHIDRLIAMDYQFGGEGLWQAAVGYAREAYWWLDNGIFTDEVEAALLRVTSRVQMCAGWLSFDSGQHDVSRNSFNEALGLAQQADDAEAETHALANLAYLSNYLGSPKQARRWADAAGRAAAPTGEHARLPVLPLLRVAMSSALTADKSAFEKAMTSARRHLNRDVDQPVAEWRAFVTWHELDGVEGTCAMELGETERAIRLLHQAIEAHPDGFARNRATYKVRLARANLDAENVEEAVSAADSALDDVSSNVTSWRLGAELGTVAQRMAAYHDMPAVERFLTRYKALV